Part of the Poseidonibacter antarcticus genome is shown below.
TCTAGCTCATATCGCTAGTTCAGATTATAATAATATAGATATTAGAAATGGTCGTATTTATAGATATAGACAGTTAATGGATAAAATTATAGAGAAAATGTGGGCTGTTCGATTAGTATCTTTAGAACAATATTATGAAAAAAATTCAAAATTAAAATCTCATCAAAAAATTTGGCTATGTCAGGAGTATGAAAAATTACGAGAAAATGATGATGTATGGCTAGATAAACTTGAAAATGAAATAAGCCGCTGGATATTTAATAGTTATCAGGAACGAACTAATAAAAAATTTAGTACAGAAGAAAAAAAAGATATCAAGATTGTAGTTCATAAATATAGGGAGGAATTAAGATGATAAGACAACTATTATTAATACCGCATATAAAAATACATAATGCAAATGCACTTTCTAGCCCATTTACTATAGGCTTTCCTGCTATGACTGCATGGTTAGGAGCAACACATGCTTTACAAAGAAAGTTAAATAACGATGGTTTTAAAAGCTTAGTATTTAAAGCAACGGGTGTACTCAGTCATAATGCAGATCTACAAACCTTTAAAGGTGTTGGAGATTATGTTCACTCTATAGTTGGAACAGGAAATCCTTTAGACAAGAATGGAAATCGTCCATCTTTTATAGAAGAAGCTCGAATTCATCTTGAAGTGAGTTTAGTTATTGAACTAGAAGGCTTAGAAAAAATAGATGAAGAACGATTTCTAGAAAGAGTTTACCACTATTTATTAGGTCATATGAAAATGGCTAGTGGAGATATATTTTCATTTAAAAAACCAATTCTTACTCGAC
Proteins encoded:
- the csy2 gene encoding type I-F CRISPR-associated protein Csy2 codes for the protein MIRQLLLIPHIKIHNANALSSPFTIGFPAMTAWLGATHALQRKLNNDGFKSLVFKATGVLSHNADLQTFKGVGDYVHSIVGTGNPLDKNGNRPSFIEEARIHLEVSLVIELEGLEKIDEERFLERVYHYLLGHMKMASGDIFSFKKPILTRLDDEIEDQLIHFRKKLMPSYAIVERKDLMIEAMHSGADAVDAMLDYLSLHHSCTKDDEKVLWNSERKVSGWIVPIAVGFQGISPIGKAKNQRDVNTPHRFAESVVTLGEFKMPYKITSIDEILWRYSYDEEESLYLCEQTKN